From Jeotgalibaca dankookensis, one genomic window encodes:
- a CDS encoding ABC transporter ATP-binding protein, whose product MSGLELSNVTKVYQEGEFSTTALQNLSLSVELGEFIAIVGPSGSGKSTFLSIAGALLQPSSGEVTINGVNLASMSEKKLSDVRLSQIGFILQTSNLLPYLTVLEQLLLVKKMAGTITPEDRQFAKELLDDIGLSKKLNKYPHQLSGGERQRTAIARAFINDPGIILADEPTANLDTERAHEVVALIAKEVKSRNKAAIMVTHDERMLPYCDRVYRIEDGLLTEEK is encoded by the coding sequence ATGTCAGGATTAGAGTTATCAAACGTAACCAAAGTTTATCAAGAAGGAGAGTTTTCTACTACTGCTTTACAGAACCTCTCATTAAGCGTGGAGCTTGGTGAATTTATTGCTATCGTAGGTCCTTCTGGTTCAGGTAAAAGTACCTTTCTCTCAATTGCAGGTGCACTCCTTCAACCTTCATCGGGAGAGGTAACTATTAACGGTGTGAACTTAGCTTCAATGAGTGAAAAGAAACTGTCAGACGTACGTCTTTCGCAAATTGGTTTTATTCTACAAACATCAAATTTGCTTCCCTATCTGACAGTTCTAGAACAATTACTCTTAGTTAAGAAAATGGCAGGTACCATCACACCAGAAGATCGCCAATTTGCTAAAGAATTACTAGATGATATTGGTCTAAGTAAAAAACTAAATAAATACCCTCACCAATTATCAGGTGGGGAGCGTCAACGTACTGCTATTGCTCGTGCCTTTATTAATGATCCTGGTATTATTTTAGCTGACGAACCAACTGCTAATTTGGATACTGAACGTGCACATGAAGTGGTTGCTTTAATTGCAAAAGAAGTTAAATCGCGCAACAAAGCAGCGATTATGGTCACACATGATGAACGGATGCTTCCTTATTGTGATCGGGTTTATCGCATTGAAGATGGTCTATTAACTGAAGAAAAATAA
- the comGB gene encoding competence type IV pilus assembly protein ComGB: protein MAILLKKILKTTSSFKHWRPSVQAKFLTRLAELISEGFSLGEALKFLQIMMPKQKENLVMILSQLESGQPFSQTIGCYGFPKSIVTQLELSNNHGSFTETLFFCADYIETIRMQKEKLQKVMIYPLFLIALSTGMLFSVRTFMLPTIQSMKVESDRLTTGIIYFLTYLPHLFLGILSLLLIVIVGTYSYWRDKEAYERASFVIRIPLLGKLAKNYYTFYYCREISYFLLNGLALNQMIVSMKTLEANQLMRELALRMEKFLRDGHTLPHFIESIPFFNKEMSWIIYHGELTSQVGKKIHYYGKTCFQEFTAETEKWIKIIQPVMFLSVGLLVILIYLILMLPMLSMMRGGY, encoded by the coding sequence ATGGCTATATTACTGAAAAAGATTTTAAAAACTACCAGCTCTTTTAAACATTGGCGTCCAAGTGTACAAGCTAAATTTTTAACCCGATTAGCCGAATTAATTAGCGAAGGGTTTTCTTTAGGAGAAGCACTTAAATTTTTACAAATAATGATGCCTAAGCAAAAAGAAAATCTTGTTATGATATTAAGTCAGTTAGAATCAGGGCAACCATTTTCACAAACGATTGGTTGCTATGGCTTTCCTAAATCCATTGTGACGCAATTAGAATTGTCGAATAACCACGGTAGCTTCACTGAAACGCTCTTTTTTTGTGCCGATTATATTGAAACCATCCGAATGCAAAAGGAAAAACTACAAAAAGTTATGATATACCCGCTTTTTTTAATTGCTTTATCAACAGGGATGTTGTTTTCAGTTAGAACCTTCATGTTACCAACAATCCAATCAATGAAAGTGGAAAGCGATAGATTGACGACAGGAATCATTTATTTTTTAACCTATTTACCGCATTTGTTTTTGGGAATACTCTCACTTCTTTTAATCGTCATAGTAGGTACTTATTCTTACTGGAGAGATAAAGAAGCCTACGAACGTGCTTCATTTGTAATCAGGATACCCTTATTAGGAAAGTTAGCTAAAAACTATTACACGTTTTACTACTGCCGTGAAATATCTTACTTTTTACTGAATGGATTAGCACTTAATCAGATGATTGTATCGATGAAGACACTAGAAGCTAACCAACTAATGCGGGAATTAGCTTTAAGAATGGAAAAATTCTTGCGGGATGGGCATACCTTACCTCATTTTATTGAAAGCATCCCTTTTTTTAATAAGGAGATGAGCTGGATAATTTACCATGGCGAATTAACAAGCCAAGTAGGTAAAAAAATTCATTATTACGGAAAAACGTGTTTTCAAGAGTTCACCGCTGAGACGGAAAAGTGGATTAAAATTATTCAACCCGTTATGTTTTTGTCTGTCGGTTTACTTGTAATATTAATTTATTTAATTTTGATGTTACCAATGCTAAGTATGATGAGAGGTGGATATTAA
- the efp gene encoding elongation factor P, which yields MISVNDFKTGLTIEMDGGLWKVVDFQHVKPGKGAAFVRSKLKNLRTGAIQEKTFRAGEKVGRAHISNRKMQYLYASGDSHVFMDSENYEQVELNEAQIKDELNYLLENMEVHLIMYESETLGVSLPNTVTLTVAETEPGIKGDTASGGSKPAKMETGLSVNVPFFVNAGDKLVINTEDGSYVSRGQ from the coding sequence ATGATATCAGTTAATGATTTTAAAACAGGCCTTACGATTGAAATGGACGGTGGTCTATGGAAAGTTGTAGATTTCCAACACGTTAAACCTGGTAAAGGTGCAGCCTTTGTACGTTCAAAACTAAAAAACCTCCGCACCGGTGCTATTCAAGAAAAAACCTTCCGTGCAGGAGAAAAAGTTGGCCGTGCTCACATTTCAAATCGTAAAATGCAATATCTTTATGCATCAGGTGATTCCCATGTCTTTATGGACTCAGAAAATTATGAACAAGTTGAACTAAATGAAGCACAAATAAAAGATGAGTTAAATTACTTACTCGAAAATATGGAAGTTCATTTGATTATGTATGAATCTGAAACACTAGGTGTTTCATTGCCAAACACAGTAACCTTGACGGTAGCTGAAACGGAGCCAGGGATTAAAGGGGACACCGCATCTGGTGGTTCTAAACCAGCTAAAATGGAAACTGGCCTAAGTGTAAACGTTCCTTTCTTTGTTAATGCTGGTGACAAACTAGTGATTAACACAGAAGATGGATCATATGTATCAAGAGGCCAATAA
- the nusB gene encoding transcription antitermination factor NusB, with protein sequence MSLSPLLNRHQIREKALQAIFQIRSNPELERDEAIKMALLSDLEDTDEQAALPNEPYLRNLVDGVLDNESAINEAFKPYLKKFKLERLAKADVIILQMATYEMVFANNEEVPQAVALNEAIELAKKYCEDSSRKFINGVLSNLMKEAKNLND encoded by the coding sequence GTGAGTCTTTCCCCTTTACTAAATCGCCATCAAATTCGAGAGAAAGCTCTCCAAGCAATCTTTCAAATAAGATCAAACCCAGAATTAGAACGTGACGAAGCAATCAAGATGGCACTTCTTAGTGACTTAGAGGATACGGATGAACAAGCTGCCCTACCGAATGAACCTTACTTAAGAAATTTGGTTGACGGTGTGTTAGACAATGAATCTGCTATTAACGAAGCCTTCAAACCTTATTTAAAGAAATTTAAATTGGAACGTTTAGCAAAAGCAGATGTTATTATTTTACAAATGGCAACCTATGAAATGGTATTTGCTAATAACGAAGAAGTTCCTCAAGCAGTTGCTTTGAATGAAGCAATTGAATTGGCCAAAAAATATTGTGAAGATAGTTCCCGTAAATTTATTAATGGTGTCTTATCAAATCTAATGAAAGAAGCAAAAAACCTTAATGATTAA
- the comGF gene encoding competence type IV pilus minor pilin ComGF — MWKCILKNNQKGFTLIESLMALVVNALVLLLVTGLFQTLYHVNRYFDIKEKNIEWHVFLNQVENDLEDKEILSVQRNEVQLKVLQSKEKVTYKPWGATLRRYRNETGYVPMLTKTKNTTFSKNANGFSIQTNFVNGQTMRGAIALE, encoded by the coding sequence ATGTGGAAATGTATCCTTAAAAATAACCAGAAAGGGTTTACTTTGATAGAAAGTCTAATGGCTCTCGTGGTCAATGCTTTAGTACTTTTGCTGGTGACTGGACTATTCCAAACACTTTATCATGTCAATCGTTATTTTGACATAAAAGAAAAAAATATTGAATGGCATGTTTTTTTAAATCAAGTAGAGAATGATTTAGAAGACAAAGAAATATTAAGTGTTCAACGTAACGAGGTTCAACTTAAAGTGCTCCAAAGTAAAGAAAAAGTGACTTATAAACCTTGGGGCGCAACTTTAAGACGCTATCGAAATGAAACAGGATACGTTCCCATGCTGACTAAAACAAAAAATACAACTTTTAGTAAAAATGCTAATGGATTTTCAATTCAGACAAATTTTGTAAATGGACAAACCATGAGAGGAGCAATTGCACTTGAATAG
- a CDS encoding YitT family protein, whose product MNRNGMISIIWCTVGAFIFSIAINTFSIPNSLGEGGVTGIGLMIYYLTNLPLAISTFAINGVVLVIGYRYLDKKTMGLTVFAVIMTSVFLQLTNGWTYVMDLPILAPLCSGVLMGLAVGIIMQAGGSTAGTDIIALIMNKYLGWSTSIALVLLNVLIVAPSVFIIGLENVLLTIVHLYIQTKVLSFILEGFNPKKSVLIISNRHQEIADEINRVIGRGITLFSAQGYYRKDDKQVIMVVINRQQIMAINKLITEIDSNAFVVFSEVQNVVGEGFSYIVSDEEYQTKINEFIESNE is encoded by the coding sequence TTGAATAGAAATGGTATGATATCCATAATTTGGTGTACTGTTGGGGCATTTATATTTTCGATTGCAATTAATACGTTCTCAATCCCTAACAGTTTAGGTGAAGGTGGCGTAACGGGTATTGGCTTGATGATTTATTATCTGACAAACTTACCCTTAGCTATTAGTACTTTTGCAATCAACGGAGTTGTTTTAGTCATTGGGTATCGTTACCTGGATAAAAAAACTATGGGACTTACAGTCTTTGCTGTTATCATGACTTCTGTTTTTCTGCAATTAACAAACGGTTGGACATACGTAATGGACTTACCAATATTAGCACCCCTTTGTTCCGGGGTTTTGATGGGGTTAGCGGTAGGAATTATCATGCAAGCAGGTGGATCTACTGCAGGTACAGATATCATTGCACTTATTATGAATAAATACTTAGGCTGGAGTACAAGTATTGCATTAGTTCTGCTTAATGTATTGATTGTTGCACCCTCCGTTTTTATTATCGGTTTAGAGAATGTTCTACTAACAATTGTGCATCTTTACATCCAAACAAAGGTCTTAAGTTTTATCTTAGAAGGGTTTAATCCAAAAAAATCTGTTCTTATTATCTCAAATCGTCACCAAGAAATTGCAGACGAAATCAATCGGGTAATTGGACGTGGTATCACTCTTTTCTCCGCTCAAGGATACTATCGTAAAGACGATAAGCAAGTCATTATGGTGGTTATTAACCGCCAACAAATTATGGCCATTAATAAGTTAATAACTGAAATTGATTCCAACGCCTTTGTTGTCTTTAGCGAAGTTCAAAATGTTGTTGGTGAAGGCTTTTCTTACATTGTTTCAGATGAAGAATATCAAACTAAAATTAACGAGTTCATTGAAAGCAATGAATAA
- the comGA gene encoding competence type IV pilus ATPase ComGA translates to MENKIQEMLDHAVKMGINDVHILPDKSSYIVYFRVPSGLQRMNTLSMEMGERYIAHFKYLANMDIGERRKPQSGSCQFQLKNQSVELRISTISNYLFQESMVMRILYDQERQNEETMQVFFPDDYKVLKRLLNYRNGLILFSGPVGSGKTTTIYHLLREKYDQEPLQVITMEDPVEIKEPKFLQAEVNEKAGLSYELLIKQSLRHHPDILVIGEIRDEETAKMVIRSALTGHLVLATIHAKECTGVIERLLELGVSHQQLKQSLIGVVSQRLINKYCPLCQGACSIYCHLYKMTQKKALLFEILTDHDLKIIMEKQGGSQTFTSLNVKLRKAYGYGYITEKDFKNYQLF, encoded by the coding sequence TTGGAAAATAAGATACAAGAAATGCTCGATCATGCTGTAAAAATGGGGATTAATGATGTTCATATTTTGCCAGATAAATCTTCCTATATTGTTTATTTTCGTGTACCGTCTGGTCTTCAGCGGATGAATACATTGTCCATGGAAATGGGAGAACGCTACATCGCGCATTTTAAATACTTAGCAAATATGGATATTGGAGAAAGGCGAAAACCTCAATCAGGTTCTTGCCAATTTCAGCTTAAAAATCAATCAGTCGAATTAAGAATTTCTACCATATCAAATTATTTATTCCAAGAATCAATGGTCATGCGTATTTTATACGATCAAGAAAGACAAAACGAAGAAACGATGCAAGTTTTTTTTCCAGATGATTATAAAGTTTTAAAAAGACTCCTTAACTATCGAAATGGGCTAATTTTATTTTCAGGTCCGGTTGGGTCTGGTAAAACAACGACGATTTACCATCTTTTAAGAGAAAAATATGACCAAGAACCCTTACAAGTTATTACTATGGAAGATCCGGTGGAAATAAAAGAACCTAAATTTTTACAAGCAGAAGTTAACGAAAAGGCTGGCCTTTCCTACGAGCTCCTTATCAAACAGTCTCTCAGGCACCATCCAGATATTTTAGTAATTGGAGAAATTAGAGACGAGGAAACAGCTAAAATGGTCATTCGCAGTGCCTTGACTGGTCATTTAGTTTTAGCAACTATTCATGCCAAAGAATGTACAGGTGTTATCGAACGTTTATTAGAATTGGGTGTTTCTCATCAACAACTCAAGCAGTCCTTGATTGGGGTTGTTTCACAGCGTTTAATTAATAAGTACTGTCCACTTTGTCAAGGAGCCTGTTCCATCTATTGTCATCTTTATAAGATGACTCAAAAGAAAGCGCTTTTATTTGAAATACTAACTGATCATGATTTAAAAATTATTATGGAGAAGCAAGGGGGGAGCCAAACTTTTACATCTTTAAATGTAAAGTTGCGGAAAGCGTATGGATATGGCTATATTACTGAAAAAGATTTTAAAAACTACCAGCTCTTTTAA
- the comGC gene encoding competence type IV pilus major pilin ComGC, with product MKKKKWRSGFTLVEMLIVLFIISALSLLIIPNITKTTKKVNDDSKYALTQVIQTQASLYNLETSGTATLTILRDNNYITQEQFDKADGWGITVQ from the coding sequence ATGAAGAAAAAGAAATGGCGTTCTGGGTTCACTTTGGTGGAAATGTTAATTGTTCTGTTTATTATTTCAGCTTTAAGTCTGTTGATTATCCCAAATATTACCAAAACCACAAAGAAAGTAAATGATGACTCTAAATATGCTTTAACTCAGGTCATTCAAACACAAGCGAGTCTTTATAATCTAGAAACGAGCGGGACGGCTACACTTACTATACTACGAGATAATAACTATATAACTCAAGAACAATTTGATAAAGCGGATGGTTGGGGCATTACCGTTCAATGA
- a CDS encoding Asp23/Gls24 family envelope stress response protein produces the protein MEEVNIPLEEKNDGLGKIEIAPEVLEIISGITVSEIEGVYAMQGSFKSGVNELLGRSSHNKGIHLNTDEHGLSVDVYCYLKYGVSVPNVALKMQTKIKEQIFFMSELEVNMVNVHVLGLVTPREIEKEKMNFNKGLEERV, from the coding sequence GTGGAAGAAGTAAATATCCCATTAGAAGAAAAAAATGATGGTCTTGGAAAAATTGAAATTGCACCTGAAGTACTGGAAATTATTTCTGGCATTACAGTCAGTGAAATTGAAGGTGTTTATGCGATGCAAGGGTCTTTTAAGAGTGGCGTAAATGAACTATTGGGTCGCTCGTCTCATAATAAGGGAATTCATTTAAATACCGACGAACATGGACTGTCTGTTGATGTTTACTGCTACTTAAAATATGGCGTATCGGTTCCAAATGTTGCTCTGAAAATGCAAACAAAAATTAAGGAACAAATTTTCTTCATGAGCGAGCTAGAAGTTAATATGGTCAATGTTCATGTCTTGGGGTTAGTGACACCTCGTGAAATTGAAAAAGAAAAAATGAATTTCAATAAAGGATTGGAGGAGCGCGTGTGA
- a CDS encoding prepilin-type N-terminal cleavage/methylation domain-containing protein: MIRRQKLGFTLLETLVVLFIISALTLISSPIHSIKTEDYELRMAVYDFLSEIEQAQNYAVITKKAVKVEKETNQGQPLISFRKEESYTTGRIDRIYFPKSSQIYVDSFWINGATGYIQPETLIFYNNSLRISVKFQFGFGRYVLEEEKR; this comes from the coding sequence ATGATAAGAAGACAGAAGCTAGGGTTTACACTCCTAGAAACACTAGTCGTACTCTTCATTATAAGTGCCTTAACGTTAATCAGTAGTCCGATTCACTCAATAAAGACAGAAGATTACGAATTACGTATGGCAGTTTATGATTTTTTAAGTGAAATAGAGCAAGCTCAAAACTATGCGGTCATTACTAAGAAAGCAGTGAAAGTAGAAAAAGAGACCAATCAAGGTCAACCACTTATCAGCTTTAGAAAAGAAGAATCTTATACAACAGGCAGAATTGATCGCATTTATTTTCCTAAAAGCAGTCAAATATATGTCGATAGTTTCTGGATTAATGGTGCTACAGGCTACATCCAGCCAGAAACTCTTATATTTTATAATAATAGTTTGAGAATTTCGGTTAAGTTTCAATTTGGTTTTGGGAGGTATGTACTTGAAGAAGAAAAACGGTAA
- a CDS encoding ABC transporter permease, which yields MFLARRELWFSKGRFLLIGFIIVLISWLVFVLSGLGNGLSDLGAAAIRYSDMDIALFEEEAEFSLNKSTLSEDIMDEVVTLPGVEQVTGVGTSTGSILMGDSDEESGKKTTVYFIGINPDSFLEPDVSLGEGLTKSNDSQIIVDSSLMDEGYAVGDTVRLSGSDMELLIGGFADNQLLNHLPAVYLPLETLREIKYAVPGSDMGINKPINAIFVKGTDLDVESVCSKISGVEVGTKKDTLNGVPGYTAENGTISLMLWLLIFISAFVVAIFFYVLTTQKVHQFGVMKAIGASNGFVIKSVVSQVFLLSSISILIGIGLTYLTVLVLPDGMPFNLLPNMVVIYAFVLLGTSMVGTLFSINSIIKIDPLTALRRAE from the coding sequence ATGTTTTTAGCGCGTAGAGAATTATGGTTTTCCAAAGGACGTTTTTTACTGATTGGCTTTATTATCGTTTTGATCTCCTGGCTAGTATTTGTATTATCTGGATTGGGAAATGGCTTATCAGATTTAGGTGCTGCTGCCATTCGTTATTCAGATATGGATATTGCACTTTTTGAAGAGGAAGCGGAGTTTAGTTTAAATAAATCTACCTTATCTGAAGATATAATGGATGAAGTAGTTACACTTCCAGGTGTAGAGCAAGTAACTGGAGTAGGAACAAGTACAGGGTCTATCTTAATGGGTGATAGCGATGAAGAGTCAGGTAAAAAGACAACTGTTTATTTTATTGGTATTAACCCAGATAGTTTCTTAGAACCGGACGTTTCTTTAGGGGAAGGATTAACAAAAAGTAATGATTCACAGATTATTGTGGACTCCAGTTTGATGGATGAAGGATATGCAGTTGGAGACACCGTTCGTTTAAGTGGATCTGATATGGAGCTTTTAATCGGAGGTTTTGCAGACAATCAATTATTAAATCATCTTCCAGCAGTTTACTTACCGTTAGAAACGCTTCGTGAAATTAAATATGCTGTTCCGGGATCAGATATGGGTATTAACAAACCAATTAATGCTATTTTTGTAAAAGGTACCGATTTAGATGTTGAAAGTGTTTGTAGCAAAATTTCCGGAGTAGAAGTTGGAACTAAAAAGGATACATTAAATGGTGTGCCGGGTTATACAGCTGAAAACGGAACGATTTCACTAATGTTATGGTTACTCATTTTTATTTCAGCTTTTGTGGTTGCAATCTTTTTCTATGTTCTGACTACTCAAAAAGTTCACCAATTTGGAGTTATGAAAGCAATTGGAGCGAGCAATGGGTTTGTGATTAAGTCCGTTGTATCACAGGTCTTCCTGCTTTCAAGTATTAGTATTTTAATTGGAATTGGCTTGACTTATTTAACCGTTCTGGTGCTTCCTGACGGCATGCCCTTTAACTTGTTACCGAATATGGTAGTGATTTATGCGTTTGTTTTATTAGGAACGAGTATGGTGGGAACGTTATTCTCTATAAATAGTATTATCAAAATTGATCCGCTAACCGCTTTAAGGAGGGCTGAATAA
- a CDS encoding M24 family metallopeptidase gives MTRLSKLQAVLKEEKMDAILVTSPYNLRYISNFTGTTGLAVVTQEKAYFVTDFRYTKQAADQAKGFTIVRNAGPIFKEVEKIVDENKIETLGFEDAFVSFRDYDELESMLASDLVPASGYIEELRQVKDEEEIQLIKDACAISDAAFTYILDHIKPGISEIEIANKLDFFMREKGASGVSFETIVASGYRSAMPHGVASDKLIEQGDFVTLDFGCYYKGYVSDMTRTVSVGQPDPKLKEIYDIVLQAQLRVNEQAKAGMTGIEVDAIARDYITKKGYGENFGHSNGHGIGLEIHEGPNTSMKSPHVLVENNVITNEPGIYIDGLGGVRIEDDLLITKDGNEVLTFSPKELIIL, from the coding sequence ATGACTAGACTATCAAAACTACAAGCGGTTTTAAAAGAAGAAAAAATGGATGCGATTTTAGTAACCAGTCCATATAACTTACGCTATATCTCTAATTTTACTGGAACTACTGGTTTAGCAGTGGTAACACAAGAAAAAGCTTATTTTGTAACGGATTTCCGCTATACGAAACAAGCAGCAGATCAAGCTAAGGGGTTTACAATCGTTCGCAATGCGGGGCCTATTTTTAAAGAAGTTGAAAAAATCGTTGATGAAAATAAAATAGAAACACTTGGCTTTGAAGATGCCTTTGTATCATTTAGAGATTATGATGAATTGGAAAGTATGCTAGCGAGCGACTTAGTACCTGCGTCTGGTTATATTGAAGAACTTCGCCAAGTAAAAGATGAAGAAGAAATACAATTGATTAAGGATGCGTGTGCAATCTCTGATGCAGCCTTTACCTATATTCTTGACCACATCAAGCCAGGTATTTCAGAAATCGAAATCGCGAACAAACTTGACTTTTTTATGCGAGAAAAAGGAGCAAGTGGTGTCTCGTTTGAAACGATTGTCGCAAGTGGCTACCGTTCTGCGATGCCGCACGGTGTTGCGAGTGATAAACTGATTGAACAAGGTGATTTTGTAACGCTAGACTTTGGCTGTTACTATAAAGGATACGTATCTGATATGACGCGTACGGTCTCCGTTGGCCAACCTGATCCAAAATTAAAAGAAATTTATGATATTGTCTTACAAGCACAATTACGAGTAAATGAACAAGCAAAAGCTGGCATGACCGGTATTGAAGTGGATGCGATTGCACGCGACTACATCACCAAAAAAGGTTATGGAGAGAACTTTGGACACTCAAATGGACATGGTATTGGTCTAGAAATTCATGAAGGACCAAATACGTCAATGAAGTCACCTCATGTACTTGTAGAAAATAATGTGATTACAAACGAACCTGGTATTTATATTGATGGGCTGGGTGGCGTTAGAATTGAAGATGATTTATTAATTACTAAGGATGGAAATGAAGTATTGACCTTTTCACCAAAAGAGTTAATTATTCTATAA
- a CDS encoding YebC/PmpR family DNA-binding transcriptional regulator, which yields MAGHSKWSKIKRSKGVADQQRGKVFQKISKEIYIVAKEGGPDPSSNAALRMKIDKAKAANMPNDNINRAIQKATSSGEGDNYEEVLYEGYGPNGVAVLVEALTDNRNRTATNIRVAFNKNGGSLGESGSVAYMFERRGYIAIEREGLDVDEDTMLMSVLEAGGEELETSEDVFEIYTSPSDFKDVRDALEAEGYVLAEAESTMVPQTMVTIDSDKEEQFRTMLAVLEDDDDVQEVFHNAHLNDE from the coding sequence ATGGCAGGACATTCAAAATGGAGTAAAATTAAACGTTCTAAAGGTGTAGCCGATCAGCAACGAGGAAAAGTTTTTCAAAAAATTTCTAAAGAAATTTATATAGTTGCTAAAGAGGGTGGTCCTGATCCCTCGTCTAATGCAGCTTTACGAATGAAAATTGACAAAGCTAAGGCAGCAAATATGCCAAATGATAATATTAATCGCGCGATTCAAAAGGCGACTTCCTCTGGCGAAGGCGATAACTATGAAGAAGTTTTATATGAAGGCTATGGTCCAAATGGCGTAGCTGTTTTAGTAGAAGCATTGACAGATAATCGCAATCGAACTGCAACAAATATTCGCGTTGCCTTTAACAAAAATGGTGGCTCTCTTGGTGAGTCTGGTTCGGTTGCTTATATGTTCGAGCGTCGCGGTTATATTGCGATTGAGCGTGAAGGGTTAGACGTTGACGAAGATACCATGCTTATGAGCGTGTTAGAAGCTGGTGGGGAAGAGTTAGAAACAAGTGAAGACGTCTTTGAAATTTATACAAGTCCATCAGATTTCAAAGACGTTCGCGATGCACTTGAAGCGGAAGGATATGTTCTAGCGGAAGCAGAATCAACTATGGTTCCTCAAACAATGGTTACCATTGATTCAGACAAAGAAGAGCAATTTCGTACTATGCTTGCCGTTTTAGAAGATGACGACGATGTTCAAGAAGTGTTTCATAACGCACATTTAAATGATGAATAG
- a CDS encoding TetR/AcrR family transcriptional regulator, which translates to MARERKFTQEELFLATHKLMLILGYEQFSFLKLSQELQVSRSALYKYYKNKDELLRDYLNEKLEEMVIKMSSAKWPTDYSEKLSQLIHLIFEYADTHLISDMVSTVKWTEINRNDPGVKRAITLHQQFFSFIESVIEEGKDKGVLNKEIPSSIIIEMLFHSILLPNRAGLTELQRAEHITNIVLYGILDRKK; encoded by the coding sequence ATGGCTCGAGAAAGAAAATTTACTCAAGAAGAATTATTTTTAGCAACGCATAAGCTCATGCTTATTTTAGGTTACGAACAATTTTCTTTTTTAAAACTGTCTCAAGAACTACAGGTTTCGCGTTCAGCTTTATACAAATATTATAAAAATAAAGATGAATTATTACGCGATTATTTAAATGAAAAGCTAGAAGAAATGGTCATTAAAATGAGTAGTGCCAAATGGCCGACTGATTACAGTGAAAAACTTTCTCAATTAATCCATCTTATTTTTGAATACGCAGATACCCATTTAATCTCTGATATGGTATCCACTGTAAAATGGACAGAAATAAATCGGAATGACCCGGGGGTTAAACGTGCAATCACTTTACACCAACAATTTTTTTCATTTATAGAATCGGTGATTGAAGAAGGAAAAGATAAAGGTGTTCTTAATAAGGAAATTCCTTCTTCAATTATTATTGAGATGTTGTTTCATAGTATTTTGCTTCCTAATAGAGCAGGATTAACCGAATTACAACGCGCTGAACATATTACAAATATAGTTCTTTATGGCATTCTTGATAGAAAAAAATAA